The proteins below come from a single Stomoxys calcitrans chromosome 1, idStoCalc2.1, whole genome shotgun sequence genomic window:
- the LOC106095849 gene encoding spermine oxidase → MATRTSMETARIVVIGAGPAGIAAATKLLAAGFRSVVLLEAENRIGGRIYTIPFADNVVDLGAQWCHGEKKNVIYETLERQKLDLVESTGDVYDSYKCIRSNKEIVEDSVAEPLKAIAFNSIPERQQGLLNYEGSLGAYLTEKYWAEVAALPTKVDPVLAREFLENFKKFESSVEAADHLFEVSGKGHLEYWLCEGELLLNWRDKGFKTFLDILLKSDSSNPCGMLSHRVLLNHRVQNIDWSNPQNIKVKCFNGRVLTADHVICTTSLGVLKEIHSSMFQPALPASKVRAIEGLKLGTVDKFFIEFKDEFWPSDWTGVCFLWLEEDLKVLRNSDLFWLESVFGFYRVSYQPRILQGWIIGPHARHMESLSEEEVRDGISWLFRKFLKFSVPEPQNFLRTQWFSNVNFRGSYTFRSLLTDELRTGAWDLAAPLNTSEGRPLLQFAGESTHNHYYSTVHGAVESGWREAERLMEYYKMVPSHL, encoded by the coding sequence ATTGGTGGCCGCATTTACACGATACCGTTTGCCGACAACGTAGTCGACTTGGGGGCCCAATGGTGCCATGGGGAGAAGAAAAATGTGATTTACGAGACATTGGAACGACAGAAATTAGATTTGGTGGAGAGCACCGGCGATGTGTACGACAGCTACAAATGCATTCGCTCGAACAAAGAGATAGTAGAGGACAGTGTTGCTGAACCCCTTAAGGCGATCGCATTTAACTCTATACCCGAGAGGCAGCAGGGGCTGTTGAACTATGAGGGTTCTCTGGGTGCATATCTGACTGAAAAGTATTGGGCGGAGGTGGCCGCCCTTCCCACCAAAGTTGACCCTGTTCTGGCAAGGGAGTTtctcgaaaatttcaagaaatttgaaAGTTCTGTGGAGGCTGCGGATCACTTGTTTGAGGTTTCTGGCAAGGGCCACTTGGAATACTGGCTATGCGAGGGGGAGCTGTTGCTGAACTGGAGGGATAAAGGCTTCAAGACGTTTTTGGATATACTCTTGAAGTCCGATAGTTCTAACCCCTGCGGTATGCTAAGCCATCGAGTGTTGTTGAATCACCGCGTCCAAAACATCGATTggtccaatccccaaaacatcaaAGTGAAATGCTTCAATGGGCGCGTTTTAACGGCAGATCATGTGATTTGCACTACATCCTTGGGCGTTCTAAAAGAGATACACAGCTCGATGTTCCAGCCAGCGTTACCAGCCTCCAAAGTGAGAGCAATTGAGGGCCTAAAGTTGGGTACAGTGGACAAATTTTTCATCGAGTTCAAGGATGAATTCTGGCCATCTGACTGGACCGGCGTTTGTTTCCTCTGGCTGGAGGAGGATTTGAAAGTCTTGAGAAACTCGGATTTATTTTGGTTGGAGAGTGTATTTGGTTTCTACCGTGTCTCCTATCAACCGCGAATCTTGCAAGGTTGGATAATTGGACCTCACGCACGACACATGGAGTCGTTGTCTGAAGAAGAAGTCCGTGATGGCATCTCTTGGCTGTTCCGAAAGTTCCTAAAATTCAGCGTGCCCGAACCACAGAATTTCCTACGCACCCAGTGGTTTTCAAATGTCAACTTTCGAGGCAGCTACACTTTCCGCTCTCTCCTCACCGATGAGTTGCGTACCGGAGCGTGGGATTTGGCGGCACCACTCAATACCAGCGAGGGACGTCCTTTGCTGCAATTCGCCGGCGAATCGACTCACAACCATTACTACTCAACGGTGCATGGCGCTGTTGAGTCCGGATGGAGGGAAGCTGAACGTTTAATGGAGTATTATAAAATGGTGCCTTCCCATTTGTAA